The proteins below are encoded in one region of Geobacter sp.:
- a CDS encoding response regulator has translation MIMENMVLLLAGSFEEFGRIADEIRGNCVCEVILVADGSQVVQEALECKPRLICLDQDLAGLDGVTCCEMLKRNESLEGIPVILIAASAHQDNLNHCKSTGSDAVLTRPLNYAQLLGIGQTLLTGGDRREVRIHCRITVEFRLNHLHQYGTCWNLGVHGMYIAYDGPVSVGDMVEMGFVVSDIYPSVVEVCGRVVWINKTPQGAREDLPEGFGVEFTVIPEDAQSIIRRFIAEI, from the coding sequence ATGATTATGGAGAACATGGTACTTCTCTTGGCTGGTTCCTTTGAGGAATTCGGAAGAATTGCTGATGAAATCAGGGGAAATTGCGTGTGCGAGGTTATTCTCGTCGCTGATGGCAGTCAGGTTGTCCAGGAGGCATTGGAATGCAAACCAAGGCTCATTTGCCTGGATCAGGATCTTGCCGGCTTGGATGGGGTGACATGCTGTGAGATGCTCAAAAGAAACGAGTCGCTAGAGGGAATACCCGTAATACTCATTGCCGCAAGTGCGCACCAGGATAATCTGAATCATTGCAAAAGCACTGGGAGTGATGCAGTACTGACAAGACCACTCAACTACGCTCAACTGCTCGGGATCGGACAGACGCTTCTCACCGGGGGTGACCGTCGCGAGGTGAGAATACATTGCCGAATAACCGTAGAATTCCGCCTGAATCATCTGCATCAATACGGTACATGCTGGAATCTTGGGGTGCACGGAATGTACATTGCCTACGACGGCCCAGTTTCAGTCGGAGATATGGTCGAGATGGGTTTTGTCGTTTCGGATATCTATCCGTCAGTCGTGGAAGTGTGTGGCCGTGTGGTTTGGATAAATAAAACCCCTCAAGGAGCTAGAGAAGATCTCCCTGAGGGGTTCGGGGTTGAGTTTACCGTGATCCCCGAGGATGCGCAGAGCATCATCAGAAGGTTCATTGCCGAAATTTAG
- a CDS encoding response regulator — MITLLVADSDNDSREKIAALLGQAGYSVTVTDSLASVLNDTLKKKAEVIILGQKCDDVSAVELVPILKRCNKKVPIILVSGDQPLPVMRRVRSEGIFYHARKSFDPEARQELLEAVRCAIKNMLRGQATCGSY; from the coding sequence ATGATAACCCTTTTGGTTGCCGATAGTGATAACGACAGCAGAGAAAAGATTGCCGCCCTTCTCGGTCAGGCAGGATACTCTGTAACCGTAACTGATTCCCTCGCAAGCGTCCTGAACGATACTCTGAAGAAAAAGGCAGAGGTCATCATACTCGGGCAGAAATGTGACGATGTCAGCGCCGTGGAACTGGTACCGATTCTGAAGCGTTGCAATAAAAAGGTTCCCATCATCCTCGTTTCCGGGGACCAGCCACTACCTGTCATGCGTAGAGTGCGAAGCGAAGGCATTTTTTATCACGCACGTAAATCCTTCGATCCAGAAGCCAGGCAGGAACTTCTGGAGGCTGTAAGGTGTGCCATAAAGAACATGTTGCGTGGACAGGCTACCTGCGGAAGCTATTGA
- a CDS encoding TSUP family transporter: MLFFAAYALVGGVVGTLAGLLGIGGGLIVVPALMVLFAAEKLPAPHHVHLAVGTSLATIIFTALASVRAHHTHGAVEWGVVFRMVPGILIGTGGATLLVLHLSTGFLKWLFACFVIFVALQMIFDIKPNAVRNLPGWAGLFTAGALIGGFSSLVGIGGGSMTVPFLVWCNVTVQRAIATSAAIGLPIALAGSTGYMISGYGIAGLPALCIGFVYLPALLGIAFASMLTAPMGARLAHRLPVQNLKKAFACFLLVMAARLVWSAMH, translated from the coding sequence CTGTTGTTTTTTGCTGCGTATGCTCTCGTTGGAGGTGTTGTCGGAACTCTTGCCGGTTTATTGGGTATCGGCGGAGGCTTGATCGTTGTTCCAGCACTCATGGTTCTCTTTGCTGCGGAGAAGTTGCCTGCACCCCATCATGTGCATCTTGCGGTTGGTACTTCACTGGCGACCATCATTTTCACTGCATTGGCCAGTGTCCGCGCGCATCATACCCATGGAGCGGTTGAATGGGGTGTGGTTTTTCGCATGGTGCCAGGGATTCTTATTGGGACAGGTGGCGCGACACTGCTGGTGCTTCATCTGTCAACCGGTTTTCTCAAGTGGTTGTTTGCCTGTTTTGTAATCTTTGTCGCATTGCAGATGATTTTCGATATCAAACCGAATGCTGTGCGCAACTTACCCGGCTGGGCAGGCCTGTTCACTGCAGGAGCGTTAATCGGCGGATTTTCGAGTTTAGTGGGCATTGGAGGGGGTAGTATGACGGTACCCTTTCTTGTCTGGTGCAATGTGACTGTGCAACGTGCCATTGCGACGTCTGCTGCCATCGGGTTACCGATCGCGCTTGCCGGCTCAACAGGCTATATGATTAGTGGTTACGGCATCGCCGGGTTGCCGGCACTGTGCATTGGATTTGTCTATCTGCCAGCCCTTTTGGGTATTGCATTTGCCAGCATGTTGACAGCCCCGATGGGGGCGCGGCTTGCCCATAGACTTCCCGTGCAGAATCTCAAGAAAGCCTTTGCCTGTTTTCTTCTGGTCATGGCTGCAAGGCTTGTCTGGAGCGCGATGCATTGA
- a CDS encoding cytochrome C, with protein sequence MRFIFGVLFGIMSVAVMNGCVMISAWKSIPPPGGCDQCHTAAISNDWKVAYQAPILTDERNRDAFQTATFTMPQAAGQPASSLEVRKVQDLKCFECHRTPNAAHRGRVGRFHH encoded by the coding sequence ATGAGATTTATCTTTGGAGTGTTGTTCGGCATTATGTCGGTCGCGGTCATGAACGGATGCGTCATGATCTCAGCGTGGAAAAGCATACCTCCTCCCGGTGGGTGTGACCAGTGCCATACCGCTGCCATCAGCAATGACTGGAAAGTGGCCTACCAGGCCCCGATACTGACTGACGAACGGAACCGGGATGCGTTCCAGACTGCCACGTTCACCATGCCGCAAGCTGCCGGGCAACCTGCATCATCCCTTGAGGTGCGTAAGGTTCAGGACCTGAAATGCTTTGAATGCCACCGTACTCCCAATGCCGCACACCGTGGACGTGTCGGGCGTTTCCACCATTAA
- the nuoL gene encoding NADH-quinone oxidoreductase subunit L produces MLDNVWLIPLFPLIGFLINGLLGKRIKNEAVIGGIGTLMIFLSFLVSCGILMQMIGLPAEQRVFEKVMFPWIHCGNFKADMAFLVDPLSTVMIMVVTGVGTLIHLYSIGYMHGEEGFYRFFAYLNLFCMSMLLLVLGNNMLVMFIGWEGVGLCSYLLIGYYFHKKSAGDAGKKAFVMNRVGDFGFLLGLFTLYWWFGANHNIWTINFTEIKAASHLLPYGGVVTIATLCFFLGATGKSAQIPLYTWLPDAMEGPTPVSALIHAATMVTAGVYMIGRMSFVFIKSPDTMMVIACVGAATAIFAATIGTAQNDIKRVLAYSTVSQLGFMFLAMGAGAFAAGIFHLMTHAFFKACLFLGSGSVIHSMHHALHHGHLHDDAQDMRNMGGLKSVMPITFLTFFVSTIAIAGIPGFSGFFSKDEILWQAFANPYHGTLNIVLWGIGAVAACFTAFYMFRLVFMTFFGKCRINPKVKDHLHESPLVITIPLMVLGFLAVVGGYIGLPKLIGDLLGGVPNYFEHWLEPVFEQAQHYGTQYAHAGAHHSHALEWGLMGLSVVIALVGISIAFAMYMANDKLPAKFTSTFPALHRAVYNKWYIDELYDCLIVNPCKSLGNLLWKGFDVLIVDGIVNGVGKAVMGFSAGLKGLQSGYTHNYALGMALGAVVIVVVYIFR; encoded by the coding sequence ATGCTTGATAACGTATGGCTCATACCACTGTTCCCCCTGATCGGCTTCCTGATCAACGGCCTTCTGGGCAAAAGGATCAAGAACGAGGCAGTCATCGGAGGTATAGGTACGCTGATGATCTTCCTCTCCTTCCTCGTGTCGTGCGGGATCCTGATGCAGATGATCGGCCTTCCCGCCGAGCAGAGAGTGTTCGAGAAGGTAATGTTCCCCTGGATTCACTGTGGCAATTTTAAAGCGGACATGGCGTTTCTCGTCGATCCCCTTTCTACAGTGATGATCATGGTAGTAACAGGGGTTGGTACGCTCATCCACCTCTACTCCATTGGTTATATGCACGGCGAGGAAGGATTCTACAGGTTCTTTGCGTATCTTAACCTGTTCTGTATGTCCATGCTGCTGCTTGTCCTCGGAAACAACATGCTGGTCATGTTCATTGGCTGGGAGGGTGTTGGTCTCTGCTCCTATCTCTTGATTGGCTATTATTTCCACAAGAAGTCCGCTGGTGATGCAGGCAAGAAGGCATTTGTCATGAACAGGGTCGGCGACTTCGGTTTCCTGCTCGGCCTCTTCACTCTCTACTGGTGGTTCGGTGCGAACCATAACATCTGGACGATCAATTTCACTGAGATCAAGGCTGCTTCTCACCTGCTTCCTTATGGTGGTGTAGTGACGATCGCAACACTCTGCTTCTTCCTCGGTGCAACAGGTAAATCTGCACAGATTCCACTCTATACCTGGTTGCCAGACGCCATGGAAGGTCCGACTCCAGTATCTGCTCTCATCCACGCTGCTACCATGGTTACCGCCGGTGTCTACATGATCGGCAGGATGAGCTTTGTCTTCATCAAGTCTCCCGATACCATGATGGTAATTGCCTGTGTCGGTGCCGCAACTGCAATCTTTGCCGCTACTATCGGTACGGCGCAGAATGACATCAAGAGGGTTCTGGCCTATTCAACGGTTTCCCAGCTCGGGTTCATGTTTCTTGCCATGGGTGCAGGCGCATTCGCAGCCGGTATTTTCCATCTGATGACACACGCATTCTTCAAGGCCTGCCTCTTCCTCGGGTCAGGCTCGGTTATTCACTCAATGCATCATGCCTTGCATCATGGGCATCTGCATGACGATGCTCAGGACATGCGTAACATGGGTGGTCTGAAATCGGTCATGCCGATCACCTTCCTGACCTTCTTTGTATCGACCATCGCTATTGCCGGTATCCCTGGTTTCTCCGGCTTCTTCTCCAAGGACGAGATCCTCTGGCAGGCATTTGCCAACCCGTATCATGGGACGCTCAACATCGTTCTCTGGGGAATTGGTGCGGTTGCCGCATGTTTCACCGCATTCTACATGTTCCGCCTCGTCTTTATGACCTTCTTCGGCAAATGCCGCATCAACCCCAAGGTGAAGGATCATCTCCACGAGTCACCGCTGGTTATTACCATTCCGCTCATGGTGCTCGGCTTCTTGGCAGTGGTTGGCGGTTACATCGGCCTGCCGAAGCTGATCGGCGATCTGCTGGGTGGCGTTCCCAACTATTTCGAGCATTGGCTTGAGCCGGTCTTTGAACAGGCACAGCATTACGGAACCCAGTACGCGCACGCCGGGGCACATCATTCGCACGCCCTTGAGTGGGGGCTTATGGGACTCTCCGTGGTAATCGCTCTTGTTGGTATCTCGATCGCATTCGCCATGTACATGGCCAATGACAAACTGCCCGCGAAATTCACCTCGACTTTCCCGGCTCTCCACCGTGCGGTTTACAACAAGTGGTACATTGATGAGCTGTACGACTGCCTGATCGTCAATCCGTGCAAATCGCTAGGCAACCTTCTCTGGAAGGGCTTTGATGTGCTGATAGTGGACGGGATTGTGAATGGCGTAGGCAAAGCAGTAATGGGTTTCAGTGCAGGTCTGAAGGGCCTGCAGAGTGGCTACACTCACAATTATGCACTCGGTATGGCCTTGGGTGCCGTCGTGATCGTAGTTGTCTACATTTTCCGTTAG
- the nuoN gene encoding NADH-quinone oxidoreductase subunit NuoN: METIAMPAINFAAIMPEMILSVVAMVLLLINVFVPSEQKAYLGYMSLIGIIVTFVSVVSGWNSPQAGFNGAVLQDNFALFFKGIFLISAFLTILITDQYLQREECNWGEMYPLILFATVGMMLMASGTDLMTIFLGLEVLSVTLYILAGFNRNNVKSNEAGLKYFLLGAFSTGFLLYGMALTYGSTGTTRIAGIAEQVMQNGSVLANPMLLVGMLMMAVGFSFKVAAAPFHMWTPDVYEGAPTPMTAFMSVGPKAAGFAAFMRVLLVALPALRADWSMLLWVLAVLTMTVGNITALYQNNIKRMLAYSSIAHAGYVLVGFTAGNAVGTAGVMFYMLSYAFMNIGAFAIIVMVGKKGEDNNNVSDYAGFGFKHPVLGMCMSIFLFSLAGIPPAAGFIGKFYLFSGAIQAGYVWLAIIGVLNSAASVYYYLRVMVYMYMKDPTEEFDWLKVSPAIALCVILAVAGVLIPGIVPGTLLSLAQQAVLM; encoded by the coding sequence ATGGAAACGATCGCTATGCCTGCAATCAACTTTGCCGCTATCATGCCGGAAATGATCCTTTCGGTGGTAGCCATGGTGCTCCTGCTCATCAACGTGTTCGTTCCGAGCGAGCAGAAGGCCTACCTGGGCTACATGAGCCTTATTGGTATCATCGTCACCTTTGTTTCGGTGGTAAGCGGATGGAACAGCCCTCAGGCAGGTTTTAACGGGGCAGTACTTCAGGATAACTTTGCACTCTTCTTCAAGGGAATATTTCTGATCTCCGCATTTCTGACGATACTGATTACCGACCAGTATCTGCAGCGTGAGGAGTGCAACTGGGGTGAAATGTACCCGCTGATCCTGTTTGCAACGGTCGGGATGATGCTGATGGCATCCGGAACCGATCTCATGACTATCTTCCTCGGTCTTGAAGTTCTTTCGGTTACTTTGTACATCCTTGCAGGCTTCAACAGGAACAATGTCAAATCAAACGAGGCGGGCCTCAAATATTTCCTCCTTGGTGCATTTTCCACTGGCTTTCTGCTCTACGGGATGGCCCTTACCTATGGTTCAACCGGTACTACGAGGATTGCAGGTATCGCGGAACAGGTCATGCAGAACGGCTCTGTCCTAGCCAACCCCATGTTGCTTGTTGGCATGTTGATGATGGCAGTTGGTTTCTCGTTCAAAGTAGCGGCTGCACCTTTCCATATGTGGACTCCGGATGTTTACGAAGGCGCGCCGACACCCATGACAGCGTTCATGTCGGTTGGTCCGAAAGCAGCGGGTTTTGCAGCATTCATGCGAGTCCTTCTGGTTGCGCTCCCGGCACTGAGGGCTGACTGGTCCATGCTCCTCTGGGTTCTCGCCGTTCTCACCATGACAGTTGGTAACATCACTGCTCTCTATCAGAACAATATCAAGAGAATGCTTGCCTATTCCTCCATTGCCCATGCAGGGTATGTCCTGGTCGGTTTTACTGCAGGTAACGCCGTTGGGACTGCGGGGGTTATGTTCTACATGCTCTCCTATGCATTCATGAACATTGGGGCATTTGCTATCATTGTCATGGTTGGGAAGAAAGGCGAAGATAACAATAACGTCTCTGATTACGCTGGATTTGGTTTCAAGCACCCAGTACTCGGCATGTGCATGTCGATCTTCTTGTTCTCCCTTGCAGGCATTCCGCCGGCAGCTGGTTTCATTGGTAAGTTCTATCTCTTCTCCGGAGCCATTCAAGCTGGGTATGTCTGGCTGGCAATTATCGGCGTACTGAACAGCGCAGCATCTGTTTATTATTACCTGCGCGTGATGGTCTACATGTATATGAAAGATCCGACGGAAGAGTTCGACTGGCTTAAGGTCTCCCCGGCAATCGCTCTCTGTGTTATTCTCGCAGTTGCCGGCGTGCTTATCCCTGGCATCGTTCCGGGGACGCTCCTTTCACTTGCTCAGCAAGCAGTGTTGATGTAA
- the nuoK gene encoding NADH-quinone oxidoreductase subunit NuoK: MLSLHSYLILSAILFSIGTVGVLVRRNAIVIFMCVELMLNSVNLTFIAFSKYLGNIDGQVFVFFVMTVAAAEAAVGLALMIAFYKNRESIDVEDLRLMKW, translated from the coding sequence ATGCTTTCACTGCACAGCTATCTGATATTGAGCGCAATACTCTTCTCTATAGGCACAGTCGGGGTGCTGGTCCGCCGCAATGCGATCGTCATATTCATGTGCGTGGAGCTCATGCTCAACTCCGTGAACCTGACCTTCATCGCCTTTTCCAAGTACCTCGGCAACATCGACGGACAGGTCTTTGTCTTCTTCGTCATGACGGTTGCCGCTGCCGAGGCAGCGGTAGGTCTCGCGCTGATGATCGCATTCTACAAGAATCGCGAATCCATCGACGTTGAAGATCTGCGACTGATGAAGTGGTAA
- a CDS encoding NADH-quinone oxidoreductase subunit M, which translates to MNDMILSLMTFSPLAGLLLLFFIPKNSHGLLRGVALATSLVTFVISLPIMTGFVTNAEFQFVQKVPWIAAGPFEMSYHVGIDGISLWLVILTTFIMPIAILSTWTAVEERVKEYMIFLLLLEVGMLGAFVSLDMFLFYIFWELMLIPMYFIIGIWGGKNRIYATLKFFIYTMVGSLLMLIALIVLYFKAGGGDFNILRFYGLNLPAATQTWMFLAFALAFAIKVPMFPFHTWLPDAHTEAPTAGSVILAAILLKMGTYGYVRFAMPLFPQATEQFTPLIATLSVIGIIYAALVAMVQEDVKKLVAYSSVAHLGFVMLGVFALNQQGVAGGMLQMLNHGVSTGALFLIVGFIYERRHTRLITDFGGLSKQMPIFATVFMIVTLSSIGLPGTNGFVGEFLVLVGAYESNLRWYTVIATSGVILSAVYMLWMFQRVMFGELSNPKNQVLKDLNAREIVIMVPLIVMIFVMGLYPKPFIDRMVPAIDKMILISKTKQQVASVPAMPAMPAMPHAEPMTVTPAAEEK; encoded by the coding sequence ATGAACGACATGATCCTCAGTCTGATGACCTTTTCTCCGCTAGCTGGCCTGTTGTTGTTGTTTTTCATACCGAAAAACAGTCATGGTCTGCTGCGGGGGGTCGCCCTCGCCACATCACTGGTCACCTTCGTTATCTCCCTGCCAATAATGACCGGCTTTGTGACGAATGCTGAATTCCAGTTCGTCCAAAAAGTACCCTGGATCGCTGCTGGCCCCTTTGAGATGAGTTATCATGTGGGGATTGACGGTATCAGCCTGTGGCTGGTCATCCTGACTACCTTCATCATGCCGATTGCAATCCTTTCAACATGGACTGCGGTCGAGGAGAGAGTGAAGGAGTACATGATCTTCCTCCTCTTGCTGGAAGTCGGTATGCTCGGGGCATTTGTATCCCTTGACATGTTCCTCTTCTATATCTTCTGGGAACTGATGCTGATCCCGATGTACTTTATTATCGGTATCTGGGGCGGCAAGAACCGTATCTACGCTACACTGAAGTTCTTCATCTATACCATGGTTGGCTCTCTGTTGATGCTGATCGCTCTGATAGTCCTCTACTTCAAGGCTGGTGGTGGTGATTTCAACATTCTCCGCTTCTACGGGTTGAATCTCCCTGCAGCGACCCAGACCTGGATGTTCTTGGCGTTTGCCCTTGCCTTTGCCATCAAGGTTCCGATGTTTCCGTTCCACACCTGGTTGCCGGATGCACATACCGAAGCACCGACAGCAGGTTCTGTTATCCTGGCAGCCATCCTCCTGAAAATGGGTACGTACGGTTATGTTCGCTTCGCAATGCCGCTCTTCCCGCAGGCAACTGAGCAGTTCACGCCACTTATTGCAACACTTTCGGTTATCGGCATCATCTACGCCGCTTTGGTGGCCATGGTCCAGGAGGATGTCAAGAAACTTGTTGCCTACTCATCCGTAGCCCACCTCGGTTTCGTCATGCTCGGTGTGTTTGCCCTGAATCAGCAGGGTGTTGCCGGCGGTATGCTGCAGATGCTCAACCATGGTGTTTCCACTGGCGCACTCTTCCTCATCGTCGGCTTCATTTATGAACGCCGACACACACGGCTCATCACCGATTTCGGCGGCCTCTCCAAGCAGATGCCGATCTTTGCCACAGTATTCATGATCGTCACCCTTTCCTCGATAGGTCTTCCCGGTACGAACGGGTTCGTCGGCGAGTTCCTCGTCCTGGTTGGCGCCTATGAGAGCAACCTTCGCTGGTACACTGTCATTGCCACAAGTGGTGTCATCCTTTCAGCCGTTTACATGCTCTGGATGTTCCAGCGCGTCATGTTCGGGGAGTTAAGCAATCCCAAGAATCAAGTGCTGAAAGACCTCAATGCACGTGAGATCGTGATCATGGTCCCGCTCATAGTAATGATCTTTGTCATGGGTCTGTATCCGAAGCCGTTCATTGATCGTATGGTGCCGGCAATTGATAAAATGATCCTGATCAGCAAAACGAAGCAGCAGGTAGCCTCGGTTCCTGCAATGCCTGCGATGCCGGCAATGCCTCATGCAGAGCCGATGACCGTGACCCCCGCAGCGGAAGAAAAGTAG
- the pyk gene encoding pyruvate kinase, whose protein sequence is MPKALRRTKIVATLGPVSSSPAMVGQLMDAGVDLFRLNFSHGSNQEKLSTIAMIREISGQKNRPVGILADLQGPKIRTGRMENGALLLNKGEQLSITTRDLLGRPGLISTVYQALPKDVQQGSRILMDDGLIELRVIDVKGDTVHCLVVEGGILKDLKGINLPGVNVSSPSLTEKDLNDLEFCLQARVDYIALSFVRTANDVEGLKRIIFEHDMNVPVIAKIEKPEALRNFKSILRAADAIMVARGDLGVEINPEKVPLLQKKIIRACNEAGKPVITATQMLESMIIHPRPTRAETSDVANAILDGTDAVMLSGETASGAHPVAAVRTMAKVAVDVERSELWRLTPRKHTHSNNVAQAVAEAACQAAASLKAKTIAVFTESGSTAALISKFRPQLPIIAFTSVPEIERRLSLYWGVRTCRVGKVSGTDEQIFAVEETMLSLGYRKGDVAIITMGVPIEARGSTNLMKVHKLGAKGFYEIF, encoded by the coding sequence ATGCCAAAAGCACTCCGCAGAACGAAAATTGTCGCAACACTTGGGCCGGTGAGTTCATCCCCGGCGATGGTTGGCCAGCTCATGGATGCGGGGGTTGATCTGTTTCGACTCAATTTTTCCCATGGCAGCAATCAGGAAAAATTGTCGACCATCGCCATGATTCGTGAGATATCGGGACAAAAAAATCGTCCGGTTGGTATATTGGCTGATTTGCAGGGGCCGAAAATCAGAACGGGAAGAATGGAAAACGGTGCCCTGCTTCTCAATAAAGGCGAGCAGCTGTCCATAACCACCCGTGATCTGCTCGGTCGCCCCGGATTGATATCCACCGTGTATCAAGCATTGCCAAAGGATGTGCAGCAGGGCTCACGAATACTGATGGATGATGGACTCATTGAGCTGAGGGTCATCGATGTCAAGGGGGATACGGTTCACTGTCTGGTTGTGGAAGGAGGAATCCTCAAGGACCTTAAGGGGATCAATCTTCCAGGGGTCAATGTCTCAAGCCCTTCACTGACGGAAAAAGACCTGAATGACTTGGAGTTCTGCCTTCAGGCCAGGGTTGATTACATTGCGCTTTCCTTTGTGCGTACTGCAAATGACGTCGAAGGGCTGAAACGGATCATCTTCGAGCATGACATGAACGTGCCGGTTATAGCAAAGATTGAAAAGCCCGAGGCACTGCGAAATTTCAAATCGATTCTTCGGGCTGCGGATGCCATTATGGTGGCCCGCGGTGATTTGGGAGTGGAAATCAACCCGGAAAAGGTCCCGCTTCTCCAGAAAAAGATCATCCGCGCCTGCAACGAGGCTGGCAAACCGGTTATTACCGCTACGCAGATGCTGGAGTCGATGATTATCCATCCTCGACCGACACGTGCGGAGACCTCTGATGTGGCCAATGCCATCCTGGACGGCACCGATGCAGTGATGCTTTCCGGTGAGACGGCGTCCGGCGCGCATCCGGTGGCAGCGGTACGAACCATGGCCAAGGTTGCAGTCGATGTGGAACGTTCCGAGTTGTGGCGTCTCACACCCCGTAAACACACCCACAGCAACAATGTCGCCCAGGCTGTGGCTGAAGCTGCTTGCCAGGCGGCAGCTTCGCTCAAGGCAAAGACCATTGCGGTCTTTACTGAATCAGGAAGCACGGCAGCACTCATCTCGAAATTCCGTCCGCAGCTGCCGATAATAGCCTTTACTTCGGTTCCTGAGATTGAGCGTCGCCTCTCTCTCTATTGGGGGGTGAGGACCTGCAGGGTAGGTAAGGTCTCCGGCACCGATGAGCAGATATTTGCCGTTGAGGAAACTATGCTTTCTCTCGGCTACAGGAAAGGTGATGTCGCCATAATCACCATGGGTGTACCGATCGAGGCCAGGGGATCGACCAATCTCATGAAGGTACACAAGCTAGGTGCAAAAGGATTCTACGAAATATTCTAG